The following coding sequences lie in one Apium graveolens cultivar Ventura chromosome 1, ASM990537v1, whole genome shotgun sequence genomic window:
- the LOC141720088 gene encoding uncharacterized protein LOC141720088 yields MVCIHKDLSQTRKEVMEEFENSSRKRKREIISQPDETLDRPYKERNSMKPMFDIKKSLREAPLPLEWQRCLDIKSGQLYFYNTKTHKRTYSDPRINVEPPSDSSCMSLDLQLNLDYGKKYDEDDRCSNKSSKLSDDRFVDLHGDNYTSSLKRYPSWLTIEGDQREMVTAVCKKCHMLVIMCKSYPTCPNCKFVHPQN; encoded by the exons ATGGTTTGCATTCATAAAGATTTATCGCAAACTCGAAAAGAGGTGATGGAGGAATTCGAGAATTCAAGCAGGAAGAGAAAGAGGGAGATAATTTCACAACCTGATGAAACTCTTGACAGGCCTTACAAAGAAAGGAACTCGATGAAGCCCATGTTTGACATCAAGAAGTCTCTCCGTGAAGCTCCCTTGCCTTTGGAGTGGCAACGTTGCCTCGATATCAAG TCTGGTCAGCTATACTTCTACAACACAAAGACTCATAAGAGGACGTATAGTGATCCCAGGATTAACGTTGAACCCCCTAGTGATTCGAGTTGCATGAGCTTAGACCTTCAACTCAACCTGGATTATGGTAAAAAATATGATGAAGATGATCGCTGTTCCAACAAAAGCTCCAAATTATCTGATGATCGGTTCGTGGATTTGCACGGGGATAATTATACGAGCAGTCTAAAGCGCTATCCGTCGTGGTTGACGATTGAAGGGGATCAGAGAGAAATGGTAACTGCAGTCTGCAAGAAGTGTCACATGCTGGTGATAATGTGCAAGTCTTATCCAACATGTCCTAACTGCAAATTTGTGCATCCACAAAACTGA
- the LOC141664644 gene encoding uncharacterized protein LOC141664644 isoform X1, which produces MEAEKRSSKGGFFQLFDWNAKSKKKLFSNKSALPECTNQGKENFSAPGPLRLQQMNMQEIGPSTSVQGHDYNCISSVSSEEGHGTKVPGVVARLMGLESLPKKDVSEPPPDSSFYDSYSFRDSHLPRSQPDIQSEHIIDYAHTRNKLDGFSRNPVDFRMQKVQNRSIDRFQTEILPPKSARTISSSHNRLLSPIKSPGFILTKNAASIMEAASRIIEQSPQSTTKGKSSFRSPSVPLRIRDLKERLEAAQTAPQVPVQSQRARDNHSGKYMKGQPNERGQRGLEDAQVSRRSIAQKDSGSRSLKSKERTPSYSSQTKTNFQMKEGPSWSGSRSANQRGDSRVKTNHLEKKELYMEKSVQRRTSASGTFDVLKQNNQKQNCASSKGTTCLKPQTASCQLDRKVSSSKSVSKVNKTVNKIAENSSTGTRKKNTVAADTRKETSSSNTKSFPAKKRPGSAVARNNGNAVKDVLINKNDRSVKCNVSVDGLANWDAVDAKSGMDVVSFTFTSPIKKSIPGSQAPGQFREKDNSLSVVPADDKPTNVSYSSSLGLNVIGSDALSILLEEKLKELACRVEPPDSNLVTANQFSGPASRLHDSAQSLSATDSTYSENEKKLHLGLQKHNQENEHDFNHSLLDVMVLDAKQKWQDSEDFEESSNGWNNSKTEYGQETDCPISSQPSYSGESCNSLDSKISYASNVTGNRQCSSLESYETISFISLRHPQYLEESELSDSASSLSVGEERACTSGYRNFELSPDWELVYTKEILSNAELQLDDYVLGQASLSADFFYPWEDQKIESDKASDEYCKLEQKLLIDFMNECLEFRCEQISVGSRKSWSKLTMLFQKKERLAEEFHREMCGLTSMKDLLTDEIVDKEMSSHYGKWVDFETEECEEGLELGDEILSSLVDEIMIDLLS; this is translated from the exons ATGGAAGCTGAGAAGCGAAGTTCTAAGGGAGGATTTTTCCAGTTGTTTGATTGGAATGCCAAATCAAAGAAGAAGCTGTTCTCAAATAAGTCTGCATTGCCAG AATGTACAAACCAAGGAAAAGAAAATTTTAGCGCTCCAGGGCCATTACGACTTCAGCAG ATGAATATGCAGGAGATAGGACCTAGTACAAGTGTTCAAGGACATGATTACAATTGTATTTCATCCGTCAGTAGTGAAGAAGGGCACGGAACTAAAGTACCTGGAGTGGTTGCTAGACTTATGGGACTTGAATCCTTGCCAAAAAAAGATGTTTCTGAGCCTCCCCCTGATTCTTCATTTTATGATTCATACTCATTTAGGGATTCTCATCTCCCAAGGAGTCAACCTGATATTCAAAGCGAACACATCATCGATTATGCTCATACAAGAAATAAGTTGGATGGCTTTTCTAGGAATCCAGTAGATTTTAGGATGCAAAAGGTGCAGAACAGATCAATTGATAGATTTCAAACTGAAATCTTGCCTCCAAAGTCAGCTAGAACAATATCTAGTTCCCACAATAGACTGTTGTCCCCTATTAAAAGTCCAGGCTTTATTCTGACGAAGAATGCAGCTTCCATCATGGAGGCGGCCTCAAGAATAATTGAGCAAAGTCCTCAGTCAACTACTAAGGGTAAGTCAAGCTTCCGGTCTCCTTCTGTTCCTTTAAGAATTCGGGATCTGAAAGAGAGACTAGAGGCTGCACAGACAGCACCACAGGTTCCTGTTCAATCTCAAAGAGCCAGAGACAACCATTCCGGAAAGTATATGAAAGGACAACCTAATGAAAGGGGACAAAGAGGATTAGAAGATGCACAAGTGTCAAGGCGTTCTATAGCTCAAAAGGATAGTGGATCAAGAAGTTTGAAGAGTAAAGAGAGGACCCCCTCCTATTCAAGCCAAACAAAGACCAATTTTCAGATGAAAGAAGGACCGTCTTGGAGTGGTAGCAGAAGTGCGAACCAAAGAGGAGATAGCAGGGTAAAAACTAACCATCTTGAAAAGAAAGAACTGTATATGGAAAAGAGTGTACAGAGGAGAACCTCAGCAAGTGGAACTTTTGATGTTCTTAAGCAGAATAACCAGAAGCAGAACTGTGCATCGAGCAAGGGAACAACATGCTTGAAACCTCAAACGGCTTCTTGTCAGCTAGACAGAAAAGTTTCGTCAAGCAAAAGTGTTTCTAAGGTAAATAAAACTGTCAATAAGATTGCTGAAAATTCTTCAACTGGAACCAGAAAGAAGAATACTGTGGCAGCTGATACGAGAAAGGAAACCTCATCATCTAATACAAAAAGCTTCCCGGCAAAGAAACGGCCTGGCAGTGCTGTTGCTCGTAACAATGGAAATGCAGTTAAAGATGTTTTGATCAATAAAAATGATAGGTCTGTTAAATGTAATGTTTCAGTTGATGGATTAGCGAATTGGGATGCAGTTGATGCAAAAAGTGGCATGGATGTTGTCTCATTTACGTTCACATCTCCTATTAAAAAGTCAATACCAGGTTCTCAGGCACCTGGTCAATTTAGAGAAAAAGATAATAGCCTGTCCGTTGTGCCTGCTGATGATAAACCTACCAATGTATCATATTCATCTTCTTTGGGTTTGAATGTGATTGGTAGTGATGCTTTAAGCATTTTATTGGAGGAGAAACTTAAGGAATTAGCATGCAGGGTTGAACCGCCAGATAGTAATTTGGTCACAGCCAATCAATTTTCAGGTCCTGCTTCCAGATTGCATGATTCGGCACAATCCCTCAGTGCGACAGACTCCACTTATTCTGAAAATGAGAAGAAACTTCACCTTGGTCTGCAAAAACATAATCAAGAAAATGAACATGACTTCAATCACTCTTTACTAGATGTAATGGTTTTGGATGCAAAACAAAAGTGGCAG GACTCTGAAGACTTCGAAGAAAGTAGCAATGGCTGGAATAACAGCAAAACTGAATATGGACAAGAAACTGACTGTCCAATCTCAAGTCAGCCTTCTTATTCCGGTGAAAGTTGCAACTCACTAGATAGCAAAATCAGCTATGCAAGCAATGTTACAG GCAATAGGCAGTGTTCATCACTTGAATCATATGAGACCATCTCTTTCATCTCCTTGCGACATCCTCAATATCTTGAAGAATCGGAATTGTCAGATTCTGCCTCTTCCTTATCTGTTGGGGAGGAAAGAGCTTGTACGTCGGGTTATAGAAACTTTGAGCTATCGCCAGACTGGGAACTAGTTTACACCAAAGAAATACTAAGCAATGCTGAATTGCAGCTAGATGATTATGTACTGGGTCAGGCCAGTTTAAGTGCAGACTTCTTCTATCCCTGGGAGGATCAGAAAATTGAGTCAGATAAAGCTTCGGATGAGTATTGTAAACTTGAACAAAAGCTTTTAATTGATTTCATGAATGAATGCCTAGAATTCAGGTGTGAGCAAATATCCGTTGGAAGTCGCAAATCATGGAGTAAATTGACGATGTTGTTTCAAAAGAAAGAGCGGTTGGCAGAGGAATTTCATAGAGAGATGTGCGGGTTGACAAGCATGAAGGACTTGCTGACGGATGAGATTGTGGACAAGGAGATGAGTTCTCATTACGGAAAATGGGTAGACTTTGAAACCGAAGAATGTGAAGAAGGTTTAGAGCTAGGTGATGAGATATTAAGTTCTTTAGTTGATGAAATAATGATAGATTTGTTGTCGTAA
- the LOC141664644 gene encoding uncharacterized protein LOC141664644 isoform X2, which produces MEAEKRSSKGGFFQLFDWNAKSKKKLFSNKSALPECTNQGKENFSAPGPLRLQQEIGPSTSVQGHDYNCISSVSSEEGHGTKVPGVVARLMGLESLPKKDVSEPPPDSSFYDSYSFRDSHLPRSQPDIQSEHIIDYAHTRNKLDGFSRNPVDFRMQKVQNRSIDRFQTEILPPKSARTISSSHNRLLSPIKSPGFILTKNAASIMEAASRIIEQSPQSTTKGKSSFRSPSVPLRIRDLKERLEAAQTAPQVPVQSQRARDNHSGKYMKGQPNERGQRGLEDAQVSRRSIAQKDSGSRSLKSKERTPSYSSQTKTNFQMKEGPSWSGSRSANQRGDSRVKTNHLEKKELYMEKSVQRRTSASGTFDVLKQNNQKQNCASSKGTTCLKPQTASCQLDRKVSSSKSVSKVNKTVNKIAENSSTGTRKKNTVAADTRKETSSSNTKSFPAKKRPGSAVARNNGNAVKDVLINKNDRSVKCNVSVDGLANWDAVDAKSGMDVVSFTFTSPIKKSIPGSQAPGQFREKDNSLSVVPADDKPTNVSYSSSLGLNVIGSDALSILLEEKLKELACRVEPPDSNLVTANQFSGPASRLHDSAQSLSATDSTYSENEKKLHLGLQKHNQENEHDFNHSLLDVMVLDAKQKWQDSEDFEESSNGWNNSKTEYGQETDCPISSQPSYSGESCNSLDSKISYASNVTGNRQCSSLESYETISFISLRHPQYLEESELSDSASSLSVGEERACTSGYRNFELSPDWELVYTKEILSNAELQLDDYVLGQASLSADFFYPWEDQKIESDKASDEYCKLEQKLLIDFMNECLEFRCEQISVGSRKSWSKLTMLFQKKERLAEEFHREMCGLTSMKDLLTDEIVDKEMSSHYGKWVDFETEECEEGLELGDEILSSLVDEIMIDLLS; this is translated from the exons ATGGAAGCTGAGAAGCGAAGTTCTAAGGGAGGATTTTTCCAGTTGTTTGATTGGAATGCCAAATCAAAGAAGAAGCTGTTCTCAAATAAGTCTGCATTGCCAG AATGTACAAACCAAGGAAAAGAAAATTTTAGCGCTCCAGGGCCATTACGACTTCAGCAG GAGATAGGACCTAGTACAAGTGTTCAAGGACATGATTACAATTGTATTTCATCCGTCAGTAGTGAAGAAGGGCACGGAACTAAAGTACCTGGAGTGGTTGCTAGACTTATGGGACTTGAATCCTTGCCAAAAAAAGATGTTTCTGAGCCTCCCCCTGATTCTTCATTTTATGATTCATACTCATTTAGGGATTCTCATCTCCCAAGGAGTCAACCTGATATTCAAAGCGAACACATCATCGATTATGCTCATACAAGAAATAAGTTGGATGGCTTTTCTAGGAATCCAGTAGATTTTAGGATGCAAAAGGTGCAGAACAGATCAATTGATAGATTTCAAACTGAAATCTTGCCTCCAAAGTCAGCTAGAACAATATCTAGTTCCCACAATAGACTGTTGTCCCCTATTAAAAGTCCAGGCTTTATTCTGACGAAGAATGCAGCTTCCATCATGGAGGCGGCCTCAAGAATAATTGAGCAAAGTCCTCAGTCAACTACTAAGGGTAAGTCAAGCTTCCGGTCTCCTTCTGTTCCTTTAAGAATTCGGGATCTGAAAGAGAGACTAGAGGCTGCACAGACAGCACCACAGGTTCCTGTTCAATCTCAAAGAGCCAGAGACAACCATTCCGGAAAGTATATGAAAGGACAACCTAATGAAAGGGGACAAAGAGGATTAGAAGATGCACAAGTGTCAAGGCGTTCTATAGCTCAAAAGGATAGTGGATCAAGAAGTTTGAAGAGTAAAGAGAGGACCCCCTCCTATTCAAGCCAAACAAAGACCAATTTTCAGATGAAAGAAGGACCGTCTTGGAGTGGTAGCAGAAGTGCGAACCAAAGAGGAGATAGCAGGGTAAAAACTAACCATCTTGAAAAGAAAGAACTGTATATGGAAAAGAGTGTACAGAGGAGAACCTCAGCAAGTGGAACTTTTGATGTTCTTAAGCAGAATAACCAGAAGCAGAACTGTGCATCGAGCAAGGGAACAACATGCTTGAAACCTCAAACGGCTTCTTGTCAGCTAGACAGAAAAGTTTCGTCAAGCAAAAGTGTTTCTAAGGTAAATAAAACTGTCAATAAGATTGCTGAAAATTCTTCAACTGGAACCAGAAAGAAGAATACTGTGGCAGCTGATACGAGAAAGGAAACCTCATCATCTAATACAAAAAGCTTCCCGGCAAAGAAACGGCCTGGCAGTGCTGTTGCTCGTAACAATGGAAATGCAGTTAAAGATGTTTTGATCAATAAAAATGATAGGTCTGTTAAATGTAATGTTTCAGTTGATGGATTAGCGAATTGGGATGCAGTTGATGCAAAAAGTGGCATGGATGTTGTCTCATTTACGTTCACATCTCCTATTAAAAAGTCAATACCAGGTTCTCAGGCACCTGGTCAATTTAGAGAAAAAGATAATAGCCTGTCCGTTGTGCCTGCTGATGATAAACCTACCAATGTATCATATTCATCTTCTTTGGGTTTGAATGTGATTGGTAGTGATGCTTTAAGCATTTTATTGGAGGAGAAACTTAAGGAATTAGCATGCAGGGTTGAACCGCCAGATAGTAATTTGGTCACAGCCAATCAATTTTCAGGTCCTGCTTCCAGATTGCATGATTCGGCACAATCCCTCAGTGCGACAGACTCCACTTATTCTGAAAATGAGAAGAAACTTCACCTTGGTCTGCAAAAACATAATCAAGAAAATGAACATGACTTCAATCACTCTTTACTAGATGTAATGGTTTTGGATGCAAAACAAAAGTGGCAG GACTCTGAAGACTTCGAAGAAAGTAGCAATGGCTGGAATAACAGCAAAACTGAATATGGACAAGAAACTGACTGTCCAATCTCAAGTCAGCCTTCTTATTCCGGTGAAAGTTGCAACTCACTAGATAGCAAAATCAGCTATGCAAGCAATGTTACAG GCAATAGGCAGTGTTCATCACTTGAATCATATGAGACCATCTCTTTCATCTCCTTGCGACATCCTCAATATCTTGAAGAATCGGAATTGTCAGATTCTGCCTCTTCCTTATCTGTTGGGGAGGAAAGAGCTTGTACGTCGGGTTATAGAAACTTTGAGCTATCGCCAGACTGGGAACTAGTTTACACCAAAGAAATACTAAGCAATGCTGAATTGCAGCTAGATGATTATGTACTGGGTCAGGCCAGTTTAAGTGCAGACTTCTTCTATCCCTGGGAGGATCAGAAAATTGAGTCAGATAAAGCTTCGGATGAGTATTGTAAACTTGAACAAAAGCTTTTAATTGATTTCATGAATGAATGCCTAGAATTCAGGTGTGAGCAAATATCCGTTGGAAGTCGCAAATCATGGAGTAAATTGACGATGTTGTTTCAAAAGAAAGAGCGGTTGGCAGAGGAATTTCATAGAGAGATGTGCGGGTTGACAAGCATGAAGGACTTGCTGACGGATGAGATTGTGGACAAGGAGATGAGTTCTCATTACGGAAAATGGGTAGACTTTGAAACCGAAGAATGTGAAGAAGGTTTAGAGCTAGGTGATGAGATATTAAGTTCTTTAGTTGATGAAATAATGATAGATTTGTTGTCGTAA